A single window of Hymenobacter sp. APR13 DNA harbors:
- a CDS encoding STAS/SEC14 domain-containing protein, which translates to MIYHSPEHNYLLAEWRGHHDSESARLGCQRLLQEVYKTGSKRLLNDSSEVFGEWKELAAWIGATFIPQLQQAGIEAIAWVNAMDWPARSCVASSVHHTPHPVVTIFDFDQLEEARHWLQAGS; encoded by the coding sequence ATGATCTACCACAGTCCGGAGCACAACTATCTGCTGGCGGAGTGGCGGGGCCACCACGATTCGGAATCGGCCCGGCTGGGCTGTCAGCGGTTACTGCAGGAAGTGTACAAGACGGGCAGCAAGCGCCTGCTCAATGATAGCAGCGAGGTGTTTGGCGAATGGAAGGAACTGGCCGCTTGGATTGGGGCCACCTTTATTCCGCAGTTGCAACAGGCCGGCATTGAGGCAATTGCTTGGGTGAATGCCATGGACTGGCCAGCGCGCAGCTGCGTAGCCTCTTCGGTGCATCACACGCCTCATCCAGTCGTGACCATCTTCGACTTTGACCAGCTGGAGGAAGCCCGGCACTGGCTGCAGGCTGGCAGCTAA
- the rluF gene encoding 23S rRNA pseudouridine(2604) synthase RluF, which produces MATRLNKYISESGVCSRREADRHIEQGNVLVNGKRAHIGDQVTTKDRVVVNGIAIEPRAEEDAVYIAYNKPPGIVTTTDTSVRDNIIRDIKHSVRIFPIGRLDKESQGLILLTSNGDIVNKILRAGNQHEKEYIVMVDKPINDQFIDAMAHGVPILGVMTQKCKVTKETPYIFRITLIQGMNRQIRRMCEHFGYEVVQLERIRVMNINVKGLGPGEWRELTEKELKVLFEMIEHSSGTDDGSVPRRRKTVSTADNWADRPSRKTSRPGTGLPKTVIRTPAGLPDDAAPRKSKAAPAGAWVEKPSAGRKPRPAGPGKGLATAGRTAGSGRPSGKAGTRPGRPAGPGKSAASGPPTGKPSSRGSRGASRPGKRR; this is translated from the coding sequence ATGGCGACCCGTCTCAATAAATACATCAGTGAAAGCGGCGTGTGCTCCCGGCGCGAAGCCGACCGCCACATCGAGCAGGGCAACGTGCTGGTGAACGGCAAGCGCGCCCACATCGGCGACCAAGTGACCACCAAGGACCGCGTAGTGGTCAACGGCATTGCCATCGAGCCGCGGGCCGAGGAAGACGCCGTGTACATTGCCTACAACAAGCCGCCGGGCATCGTCACGACCACCGACACGAGCGTGCGCGACAACATCATCCGCGACATCAAGCACTCGGTGCGCATCTTCCCCATCGGCCGCCTCGATAAGGAGTCGCAGGGCCTGATTCTGCTCACCAGCAACGGCGACATCGTCAACAAAATTCTGCGGGCCGGCAACCAGCACGAGAAGGAATACATTGTGATGGTCGACAAGCCCATCAACGACCAGTTCATCGACGCCATGGCCCACGGCGTACCCATTTTGGGCGTGATGACACAGAAATGCAAGGTCACGAAGGAAACGCCATACATCTTCCGCATCACGCTCATCCAGGGCATGAACCGCCAGATCCGGCGCATGTGCGAGCATTTCGGCTACGAAGTGGTGCAGCTGGAGCGCATCCGGGTGATGAACATCAACGTGAAGGGCCTGGGCCCCGGCGAGTGGCGCGAGCTGACGGAAAAGGAGCTGAAGGTGCTGTTTGAGATGATCGAGCACTCCAGCGGCACCGACGACGGCTCGGTACCGCGCCGCCGCAAAACCGTTTCCACCGCCGACAACTGGGCCGACCGGCCGTCGCGCAAAACCTCGCGCCCCGGCACCGGCCTGCCCAAAACCGTCATCCGCACCCCCGCCGGCCTCCCCGACGACGCGGCCCCGCGCAAGTCCAAAGCAGCCCCGGCCGGTGCCTGGGTGGAGAAACCCAGCGCGGGCCGCAAGCCCCGGCCAGCCGGCCCCGGCAAGGGCCTAGCCACGGCCGGCCGGACCGCCGGCTCAGGCCGCCCCTCGGGCAAGGCCGGCACCCGGCCAGGCCGCCCGGCCGGCCCCGGCAAGAGTGCCGCCAGTGGCCCGCCCACGGGCAAACCCTCCAGCCGCGGCTCCCGCGGCGCCAGCCGCCCCGGCAAGCGCCGCTAA
- a CDS encoding gliding motility-associated C-terminal domain-containing protein translates to MPSLRLCAMLGLLLVIGCQKKDAQPDTTCADEDFSQSIVTPNVQLMLPNGISPNGDGLNDRFIPFAFYTNLPPVGAPPSPTFSSRTLKVYTNTGRKLVFEGLNYQSEFDGHDSQGAELPEGKYYCELTLDTNSARGTVVLVRSTKTCNCRTVDSNDDYLASRCQ, encoded by the coding sequence ATGCCTTCACTACGCTTATGTGCAATGCTGGGCTTGCTATTGGTCATTGGCTGCCAAAAGAAAGACGCCCAACCTGATACAACGTGTGCTGACGAGGATTTCTCTCAGAGCATCGTGACACCCAACGTACAGTTGATGCTGCCAAACGGTATCAGCCCAAACGGTGACGGGCTAAATGACCGATTTATACCTTTTGCCTTCTATACTAATCTGCCTCCGGTTGGAGCACCGCCGTCCCCCACGTTTTCCAGTAGAACGCTGAAAGTGTACACAAATACGGGCCGGAAGCTGGTGTTTGAAGGGCTGAATTATCAGAGCGAATTTGATGGTCATGACAGCCAAGGAGCTGAGCTACCGGAAGGGAAATACTACTGCGAGCTGACATTGGATACCAACTCGGCTCGCGGTACTGTGGTGCTGGTAAGAAGTACCAAAACCTGCAATTGCCGAACAGTGGATTCAAACGACGACTATTTGGCCTCACGCTGCCAATAG
- a CDS encoding YebC/PmpR family DNA-binding transcriptional regulator: MGRAFEFRKGRKMKRWDRMSKDFTRIGREIVMAVKESGSNPDTNSRLRTAMQNAKGVNMPKDRVEAAIKRASSREEKDYSEVVYEGYAPHGVAVVIETATDNPTRTVANVRMYFNRGNGALGTAGSSDYTFTRKGVFKLAAEGLDLDELELELIDAGAEDVYADQDEDEHGNEKHFIVVETAFTDFGQMQKALEEKGLNVVSAQLQRIPNTTVHLEGDQLEEVMNLIEKFEDDDDVQAVYHTLG; this comes from the coding sequence ATGGGACGCGCGTTTGAATTCCGCAAAGGCCGCAAAATGAAGCGCTGGGACCGGATGTCCAAAGATTTCACCCGCATCGGCCGCGAAATTGTGATGGCCGTGAAGGAGTCGGGCTCCAACCCCGATACCAACTCGCGCCTGCGCACGGCCATGCAGAACGCCAAGGGCGTGAACATGCCCAAAGACCGGGTGGAAGCCGCCATCAAGCGGGCCAGCTCCCGCGAGGAGAAGGATTACTCCGAGGTGGTATATGAGGGCTACGCGCCCCACGGCGTGGCCGTGGTGATTGAAACCGCCACCGACAACCCCACCCGCACCGTGGCCAACGTGCGCATGTACTTCAACCGCGGCAACGGCGCCCTGGGCACCGCCGGCTCTTCCGACTACACCTTCACCCGCAAGGGCGTGTTCAAGCTGGCCGCCGAAGGCCTGGACCTCGACGAGCTAGAGCTGGAACTGATTGATGCCGGCGCCGAAGACGTGTACGCCGACCAAGACGAAGACGAGCACGGCAACGAAAAGCACTTTATCGTGGTGGAAACCGCCTTCACCGACTTCGGCCAGATGCAGAAGGCGCTGGAGGAAAAAGGTCTGAACGTGGTGTCGGCGCAGCTGCAGCGCATACCCAACACCACCGTGCACCTCGAAGGCGACCAGCTGGAAGAAGTGATGAACCTCATCGAGAAATTCGAGGACGACGACGACGTGCAGGCCGTGTACCACACGCTCGGCTAA
- the bioD gene encoding dethiobiotin synthase: protein MERLFITGIGTDVGKTFVSAILTEALQADYWKPVQAGLIPTTDAATVRGLVQNPVSHFWPERYRLQLPASPHAAAAAEGFTLQPDDFQLPATDNHLLVEGAGGLLVPLAPGFLIADLAQQLALDVVVVSRNYLGSINHTLLTLEALQARGLRVRGLVFNGEPTLATEEFITAHTGVPIMPRVLLEPEVTPAVVSRYAAEFRAWFGL from the coding sequence TTGGAACGACTTTTCATTACCGGCATCGGCACCGACGTAGGCAAAACCTTCGTCTCGGCCATTCTCACCGAAGCCCTGCAGGCCGATTACTGGAAGCCCGTGCAGGCCGGCCTCATCCCCACCACCGACGCGGCCACCGTGCGCGGCCTCGTGCAGAACCCCGTCAGCCACTTCTGGCCCGAGCGGTACCGGCTGCAGTTGCCAGCCTCGCCCCACGCCGCCGCCGCCGCCGAGGGCTTCACACTGCAACCCGATGATTTCCAGCTACCCGCCACCGACAATCACCTGCTGGTAGAAGGCGCGGGCGGCCTGCTGGTGCCCCTGGCCCCGGGTTTCCTCATTGCCGACCTGGCCCAGCAGCTGGCCCTCGACGTAGTGGTGGTGTCGCGCAACTACTTGGGCAGCATCAACCACACCCTGCTCACGCTGGAAGCCCTGCAGGCCCGCGGCCTGCGCGTGCGCGGCCTCGTGTTTAACGGGGAGCCCACCCTCGCCACCGAGGAGTTCATTACCGCCCACACCGGCGTGCCCATCATGCCCCGCGTGCTGCTGGAGCCGGAAGTAACCCCCGCCGTAGTGAGCCGCTACGCCGCCGAATTCCGGGCGTGGTTTGGGCTGTAG
- the yiaA gene encoding inner membrane protein YiaA, with translation MNTSKPSNAFIAASWFALLAGMAAFIIGLWNAQMALNEKGYYFTVLMYGLFSGISLQKSVRDQLEGIPVTGIYYGLSWFSTILAIGLLTVGLWNATLLLSEKGFYAMAFLLSLFGAIAVQKNTRDAKTTAAPEPESTFHN, from the coding sequence ATGAACACCTCCAAACCTTCCAACGCCTTTATTGCCGCTTCCTGGTTTGCTTTGCTGGCCGGGATGGCTGCCTTCATCATCGGCCTCTGGAACGCCCAGATGGCGCTCAACGAAAAAGGCTACTACTTCACGGTGCTGATGTACGGGCTATTTTCGGGTATCTCGCTGCAGAAGTCGGTGCGCGACCAGCTGGAGGGTATTCCCGTGACGGGCATCTACTACGGGCTGAGCTGGTTTTCCACCATTCTGGCCATCGGGCTGCTCACGGTGGGTTTGTGGAACGCCACACTGCTGCTGAGCGAAAAAGGCTTCTACGCCATGGCCTTCCTGCTGAGCCTGTTCGGTGCCATTGCAGTACAAAAGAACACCCGCGACGCCAAAACCACTGCCGCCCCGGAGCCGGAATCAACGTTTCATAACTAG
- a CDS encoding arginase family protein, translating to MVTFLHELIRPATELPEADVCLVGLPLDFGTVLEGGRAGAAGAPAAIRRELRRYHKAYNLEHNLRLDHLRIADAGDLALRHPDHAANHAHIREQLAALLRQYPRVVVLGGSHDGSYSTARGLFDAIGGQAIGGINLDAHADVKDRPVISSGTPFGRLLREGFLHGPHFTEIGLHSNLNTWTDIEFLHQQQATVVPLAHVQADGMPLYMSRALARAAGSAACFVSFDVDSCAEAFAPAVSAPSADGFTPRQATEAAFLAGRQPQVRLFEIMELNPVFDRDNQTARLAATVLAAYLTGVAAGPAPTTGLLHPNLTVL from the coding sequence ATGGTAACTTTTCTGCATGAGCTCATTCGGCCGGCCACGGAGCTGCCCGAAGCCGACGTTTGCCTGGTGGGCCTGCCCCTGGATTTCGGGACGGTGCTGGAAGGCGGGCGGGCCGGGGCGGCCGGCGCGCCCGCCGCCATCCGGCGTGAGCTGCGCCGATACCATAAAGCGTATAACCTGGAGCACAACTTGCGCCTCGACCACCTGCGCATTGCTGATGCCGGCGACCTAGCCCTGCGCCACCCCGACCACGCCGCCAACCACGCCCATATCCGCGAGCAGCTGGCGGCGCTGCTGCGGCAGTATCCGCGGGTGGTGGTGCTGGGCGGCTCCCACGATGGCAGCTACAGCACGGCCCGTGGCCTTTTCGACGCCATCGGCGGGCAGGCAATTGGTGGCATCAACCTTGATGCCCACGCCGACGTGAAAGACCGGCCGGTGATCAGCAGCGGTACGCCGTTTGGCCGGCTGCTGCGCGAAGGGTTTCTGCACGGCCCGCACTTCACCGAAATCGGCCTGCATTCCAACCTCAACACCTGGACTGATATCGAGTTTCTGCACCAGCAGCAGGCCACAGTGGTGCCGCTGGCCCACGTGCAGGCCGACGGTATGCCGCTGTACATGAGCCGCGCGCTGGCACGAGCGGCCGGCAGTGCGGCCTGCTTCGTGAGCTTTGATGTGGACAGTTGCGCCGAAGCATTTGCGCCGGCCGTATCGGCCCCGAGTGCCGACGGTTTCACGCCCCGGCAAGCCACGGAGGCAGCTTTCCTGGCGGGCCGCCAGCCGCAGGTACGGCTGTTCGAAATTATGGAGCTTAACCCAGTGTTTGACCGCGACAATCAGACCGCCCGCCTAGCCGCTACCGTGCTGGCGGCCTATCTGACCGGCGTAGCGGCCGGGCCTGCACCGACCACCGGCCTTCTTCACCCCAACCTGACAGTGCTATGA
- a CDS encoding class I SAM-dependent methyltransferase, translated as MNDQEVGEFWNRNAPAWTTLARAGYDVYRNHLNTPAFFAWLPPVAGLAGLDIGCGEGYNTRLLAQQGAHVTALDIAPVFVAAAQQTEDAEPLGIRYLVGSAAALPFAAETFDFATSFMCLMDVPDPALALREAFRVLRPGGFLQFSISHPCFTTPHRRNLRDAQGRPYAVEVGGYFDYQHGQPEEWMFHAAPPQEQARHTPFRVPVFNLTISQWVAAVVAAGFVLEGVQEPCPTEEQMAVHPFLRKALVVPYFLHLRCRKPL; from the coding sequence ATGAACGACCAGGAAGTAGGTGAATTCTGGAACCGCAACGCTCCGGCTTGGACGACCCTGGCCCGCGCCGGCTACGATGTGTACCGCAACCACCTGAACACGCCCGCTTTCTTCGCCTGGCTGCCCCCGGTGGCCGGCCTGGCGGGCCTCGACATCGGCTGCGGCGAGGGGTACAACACGCGCCTGCTGGCCCAACAAGGCGCTCACGTCACGGCCCTCGACATTGCGCCGGTGTTCGTGGCGGCGGCGCAGCAAACCGAGGACGCCGAGCCGCTGGGCATCCGGTACCTGGTGGGCAGCGCCGCCGCGTTGCCGTTTGCGGCCGAAACGTTTGATTTCGCCACTTCCTTTATGTGTTTGATGGACGTGCCCGACCCGGCATTGGCTTTGCGCGAAGCCTTCCGGGTGTTACGGCCGGGTGGGTTTCTGCAGTTTTCCATCAGTCACCCCTGCTTCACCACGCCCCACCGCCGCAACCTGCGCGACGCCCAGGGCCGACCCTACGCCGTGGAGGTGGGCGGCTATTTCGACTACCAGCACGGCCAGCCCGAGGAGTGGATGTTTCACGCCGCTCCGCCCCAGGAACAGGCCCGCCACACCCCATTCCGGGTGCCAGTATTCAACCTGACAATAAGCCAGTGGGTGGCCGCCGTGGTAGCGGCGGGCTTCGTGCTGGAAGGAGTACAGGAGCCCTGCCCCACCGAGGAACAGATGGCGGTGCACCCGTTTCTGCGCAAGGCCCTCGTGGTGCCGTACTTTCTGCACCTGCGCTGCCGCAAGCCACTGTAG
- a CDS encoding aminotransferase class I/II-fold pyridoxal phosphate-dependent enzyme produces MSSPLHQRLQAELARREAAGTRRRLPAPPASGLVDFSSNDYLGLSRHPQVQAAVQAAAQLPAGSTGSRLLTGNSAAAEALETTLAQFHGAEAALLFNSGYAANMGFFAAVPKRGDTILYDDASHASVKDGIRGSFATAWSFRHNDVADLRRKLLRATGSVFVAVEALYSMDGDVAPLTELAELCQEQGLYLVVDEAHTNGLYGPRGEGLVTELGLEADVFARILTFGKALGSQGAAVAGPAVLRDYLLSFSRPFIYTTALPPLTVAALTAAYALLPQLGPERARLFALSDYLKARLNAVPGLHVPEASHVIHPVFFTSNPGPAHVRAVAAAIQAAGFDVRAIVSPTVPVGTERLRLIIHSYNSEAEIDGLAAVLAAGTV; encoded by the coding sequence ATGTCCTCTCCTCTCCACCAACGCCTGCAGGCCGAGCTGGCCCGCCGCGAAGCCGCCGGCACCCGCCGCCGCCTGCCTGCCCCGCCCGCGTCCGGCCTCGTCGATTTCAGCTCCAACGACTACCTGGGGCTGAGCCGGCACCCGCAGGTACAAGCAGCGGTGCAGGCCGCCGCCCAGCTGCCCGCCGGCAGCACCGGCTCCCGCCTGCTCACCGGCAACTCCGCCGCGGCCGAAGCGCTGGAAACCACGCTGGCGCAGTTCCACGGGGCCGAGGCAGCGCTGCTGTTCAACTCCGGCTACGCGGCTAACATGGGCTTCTTCGCGGCCGTGCCCAAGCGTGGCGACACGATTCTCTACGACGACGCTTCCCACGCCTCCGTGAAGGACGGTATCCGCGGCTCCTTCGCCACTGCCTGGAGTTTCCGCCACAATGATGTAGCCGACCTGCGCCGCAAGCTGCTGCGCGCCACCGGCAGCGTATTCGTGGCTGTGGAGGCGTTGTATTCGATGGATGGTGACGTGGCCCCGCTGACCGAACTGGCGGAATTATGTCAGGAGCAGGGCCTGTATCTGGTGGTGGATGAGGCCCACACCAATGGCCTCTACGGCCCCCGGGGCGAAGGTCTAGTCACTGAATTGGGCCTTGAGGCCGACGTATTTGCCCGCATCCTCACCTTCGGCAAGGCCCTGGGCAGCCAGGGCGCGGCGGTAGCCGGACCGGCCGTGCTGCGCGACTATTTGCTGAGCTTCAGCCGGCCCTTCATCTACACCACCGCTTTGCCCCCGCTCACGGTAGCCGCCCTCACGGCGGCCTACGCCCTGCTGCCCCAACTCGGCCCGGAGCGCGCCCGGCTGTTTGCCCTCTCCGACTACCTGAAAGCCCGCCTGAACGCGGTGCCCGGCCTGCACGTCCCGGAAGCCAGTCACGTCATTCACCCCGTGTTCTTCACCAGCAACCCCGGCCCCGCCCACGTCCGCGCCGTGGCCGCCGCCATCCAGGCCGCCGGCTTCGACGTGCGCGCCATCGTCTCGCCGACGGTGCCGGTAGGCACCGAGCGGCTGCGGCTCATCATCCATTCGTATAATTCGGAAGCTGAAATTGACGGGTTGGCCGCTGTGCTGGCCGCAGGCACGGTGTAG
- a CDS encoding proline iminopeptidase-family hydrolase: protein MLHRLLALATLSLALLAACSGPAPTETGAPETPSLSSYFPAPDTTQLQTGGVQMVAINTPKGKFNVWTKRIGNNPRLKLLLLNGGPGATHEYFECMESFLPREGVEIIYYDQLGCGNSDNPKDTSMWSLPRYVEEVEQVRQALKLDSSNFVLLGHSWGGILAAEYALKYQQHLKGLVISNMMMSVPDYGKYAEQVLAPQFKPEVLKEIRAIEARKDFQNPRYMELLLPNFYAEHVLRRPPAEWPEPVNRSFAKMNQSLYVTMQGPSEFGVSGRLLNWNRVPDLPKLRVPVLSIGGKYDTMDPEHMRMVAQKVQHGTALICPNGSHMSFYDDQPTYMRGLIRWLKGVDRGEKTVKL, encoded by the coding sequence GTGCTCCATCGACTTCTCGCACTCGCCACGCTTAGCCTGGCCCTGTTGGCCGCCTGCTCCGGCCCCGCCCCTACCGAAACCGGCGCACCGGAAACGCCCAGCCTCAGCAGCTACTTCCCGGCTCCCGATACCACGCAGCTGCAGACCGGCGGCGTGCAGATGGTGGCCATCAACACGCCCAAGGGCAAGTTCAACGTCTGGACCAAGCGCATCGGCAACAACCCGCGCCTGAAGCTGCTGCTGCTCAATGGCGGGCCGGGCGCCACGCACGAGTACTTTGAGTGCATGGAGAGCTTTCTGCCCCGCGAGGGCGTGGAAATCATCTACTACGACCAGCTCGGCTGCGGCAACTCCGACAACCCCAAAGACACCAGCATGTGGAGTTTGCCGCGCTACGTGGAGGAAGTAGAGCAGGTGCGCCAGGCCCTGAAGCTGGATAGCAGCAACTTCGTGCTGCTGGGCCACAGCTGGGGTGGCATTCTGGCCGCCGAATACGCCCTCAAGTACCAGCAGCACCTCAAGGGCCTCGTCATTTCCAACATGATGATGAGCGTGCCCGACTACGGCAAGTACGCCGAGCAGGTGCTGGCCCCGCAGTTCAAGCCCGAGGTGCTCAAGGAAATCCGGGCCATTGAGGCGCGCAAGGACTTCCAGAACCCGCGCTACATGGAGCTGCTGCTGCCCAACTTCTACGCCGAGCACGTCCTGCGCCGCCCGCCGGCCGAGTGGCCCGAGCCGGTGAACCGCTCCTTCGCCAAAATGAATCAGTCCTTGTACGTGACCATGCAGGGGCCGAGCGAGTTTGGCGTATCGGGCAGGCTGCTGAACTGGAACCGCGTACCTGACCTGCCCAAGCTGCGCGTGCCGGTGCTCAGCATCGGCGGCAAGTACGACACCATGGACCCCGAGCACATGCGCATGGTGGCCCAAAAGGTGCAGCACGGCACCGCCCTCATCTGCCCCAACGGCTCGCACATGAGCTTCTACGACGACCAGCCCACCTACATGCGCGGCCTGATCCGGTGGCTGAAAGGAGTGGACCGGGGCGAGAAAACGGTGAAGCTGTAG
- the bioB gene encoding biotin synthase BioB, translating to MTLRTDWTLDEVHAIYNQPVLELVTQAAAIHAQTQATGEVQVCTLLSVKTGGCPEDCAYCPQAARYHTGVQAHKLLPDAEVLASAQRAKDSGSTRFCMGAAWREIRDNKDFDRVLGMVEQVNGLGLEVCCTLGMLNEYQAERLKQAGLYAYNHNLDTSREKYDDIITTRTYDDRLNTLEHVRKAGISVCSGGIIGLGETDEDRIAMLHTLATLPAHPESVPVNALVPVEGTPLADQPRVSVWEMLRMIATARILMPHTMVRLSAGRQEMPVTEQALCFLAGANSIFSGEKLLTTPNPDFDADKQMFALLGLKPRKSFKDVPEGATVLGRTAAVEA from the coding sequence ATGACGCTCCGTACCGACTGGACTCTCGACGAAGTACACGCTATTTACAACCAGCCCGTGCTGGAACTGGTCACCCAGGCCGCCGCCATCCACGCCCAGACGCAGGCCACCGGCGAAGTGCAGGTGTGCACCCTGCTGAGCGTGAAAACCGGCGGCTGCCCCGAGGACTGCGCCTACTGCCCCCAGGCCGCCCGCTACCACACCGGCGTACAGGCCCACAAACTGCTGCCCGACGCCGAAGTGCTGGCCTCGGCCCAGCGCGCCAAAGACTCGGGTTCCACCCGCTTCTGCATGGGTGCCGCCTGGCGCGAAATCCGCGACAACAAGGACTTTGACCGCGTGCTGGGCATGGTGGAGCAGGTGAACGGCCTGGGCCTGGAGGTGTGCTGCACGCTGGGCATGCTGAACGAGTACCAGGCCGAGCGCCTCAAGCAGGCCGGCCTCTATGCCTACAACCATAACCTCGACACCAGCCGCGAGAAGTACGACGACATCATCACGACCCGCACCTACGACGACCGGCTGAACACGCTGGAGCACGTGCGCAAAGCCGGTATTTCGGTGTGCTCGGGCGGTATCATCGGCTTGGGCGAAACCGACGAGGACCGCATTGCCATGCTGCACACGCTGGCCACCCTGCCCGCCCACCCCGAATCGGTGCCCGTAAACGCCCTAGTGCCCGTGGAAGGCACGCCCCTGGCCGACCAGCCCCGCGTGAGTGTGTGGGAAATGCTGCGCATGATTGCCACGGCCCGCATCCTGATGCCGCACACCATGGTGCGCCTCTCGGCCGGCCGCCAGGAAATGCCCGTGACGGAGCAGGCCCTCTGCTTCCTGGCTGGCGCCAACTCCATCTTCTCGGGTGAGAAGCTGCTGACCACGCCTAACCCCGATTTCGACGCCGACAAGCAGATGTTCGCCCTGCTCGGCCTCAAGCCCCGCAAGTCGTTCAAAGACGTGCCCGAGGGCGCTACGGTGCTTGGCCGCACGGCGGCAGTAGAGGCGTAA
- a CDS encoding sugar O-acetyltransferase, translated as MSLTPKQQMLAGEPYFANDPELVAERRHAKQLCHRYNQEPVDLNRQVLAELLGRETDAHIEAPFRCDYGYNIQLGRNFYANYNFTVLDCAPVTIGDNVFVAPNVVLSTAGHPVEVEPRVAGWEFAKPIHIGDNVWLGAGVLVLPGVTIGAGTTIGAGSVVTRDIPAGVVAVGNPCRVIRML; from the coding sequence ATGAGTCTGACCCCGAAACAACAGATGCTGGCCGGCGAGCCGTACTTCGCCAACGACCCCGAGCTGGTAGCTGAGCGCCGACACGCCAAGCAGCTCTGCCACCGCTACAACCAGGAGCCTGTGGACCTCAACCGGCAGGTGCTGGCCGAGCTGCTGGGCCGGGAAACCGACGCCCACATCGAGGCCCCTTTCCGCTGCGACTACGGCTACAACATCCAATTGGGCCGGAATTTCTACGCCAACTACAACTTCACGGTCCTCGACTGCGCCCCGGTCACCATCGGCGACAACGTGTTTGTGGCACCCAACGTGGTGCTGAGCACGGCCGGCCACCCGGTGGAGGTAGAACCCCGCGTGGCGGGCTGGGAATTTGCAAAGCCCATCCATATCGGCGACAATGTGTGGCTGGGCGCGGGCGTGCTGGTATTACCGGGCGTGACGATTGGCGCGGGCACGACCATCGGGGCCGGCAGCGTGGTTACGCGCGACATTCCGGCTGGTGTGGTGGCCGTGGGCAACCCCTGCCGGGTAATTCGGATGCTGTAA